A region of Leclercia adecarboxylata DNA encodes the following proteins:
- the tauB gene encoding taurine ABC transporter ATP-binding subunit: protein MLNITNLSADYAGKPALEDINLTLDSGELLVVLGPSGCGKTTLLNLIAGFVPYQHGTIQLEGKKVEGPGAERGVVFQNEGLLPWRNVQENVAFGLQLAGTGREERLAIARDMLKKVGLEGAEKRFIWQLSGGQRQRVGIARALAANPQLLLLDEPFGALDAFTREQMQTLLLRLWHETGKQVLLITHDIEEAVFMATELVLLSPGPGRVLERLPLNFTRRFVAGEPVRSIKSDPDFIARREYVLSRVFEQREAFS, encoded by the coding sequence ATGCTGAATATTACAAATCTGTCTGCCGATTACGCTGGCAAGCCTGCGCTGGAGGATATCAACCTGACGCTGGACAGCGGCGAGCTGCTGGTGGTGCTCGGCCCGTCCGGCTGCGGCAAGACCACGCTGCTGAATCTGATCGCCGGGTTTGTACCTTATCAGCACGGCACCATTCAGCTGGAAGGAAAAAAGGTGGAGGGCCCCGGCGCGGAGCGCGGCGTGGTCTTCCAGAACGAAGGGCTGCTGCCGTGGCGTAACGTGCAGGAGAACGTCGCCTTTGGCCTGCAGCTGGCGGGCACCGGACGGGAAGAGCGGCTGGCGATCGCCCGGGACATGCTGAAAAAGGTGGGGCTGGAGGGGGCGGAAAAACGCTTTATCTGGCAGCTCTCCGGCGGACAACGTCAGCGCGTCGGCATTGCCCGGGCGCTGGCGGCTAATCCGCAGCTGTTGCTGCTGGATGAACCCTTCGGGGCGCTGGATGCCTTCACCCGGGAACAGATGCAAACCCTGCTCCTGCGCCTGTGGCACGAGACCGGCAAGCAGGTGCTGCTCATTACCCATGACATCGAAGAAGCGGTGTTTATGGCTACCGAACTGGTGCTGCTGTCGCCGGGGCCTGGAAGGGTGCTGGAGCGCCTGCCGCTCAATTTTACCCGCCGCTTTGTGGCGGGGGAGCCGGTGCGCAGCATCAAGTCCGATCCCGATTTTATTGCCCGGCGCGAATACGTGCTGAGCCGCGTCTTTGAACAGCGGGAGGCCTTCTCATGA